From the Pocillopora verrucosa isolate sample1 chromosome 11, ASM3666991v2, whole genome shotgun sequence genome, the window AAAGCTGTGTTAATAGATTATCGTAGGGCGTGTTTTATTCTCTTTAAGCTCAATAACGGCAAAAGGGATCTTTAACTCAAAGCAAAGTTCACTAAAATCACAGTAAGCCCAAAATGTTCAACGTCTCACATACTTGTTTGCGCGATTAATTAAGCATAACCACAGTTGCATGGATGATATCGAGACTTACCTCGAGCGAATAAAACTAGATAGATCACCACACCACCTGAGCTCTACTACCAGCTGAGACAATGAATGAACGAGCTACCTAACATCCGTCTATTAAGCATGCAAGAGAAAAATGCTAGAAATTTTGGAATAAGCAGTCTTCCAGCGccctatttccttttttagccAATTGTGACAAGAGCGTTTACTTATCTCTCTACTATAGTCACTGCGTGTTCCAACGTATTCCCTTGCGGAAGTTGCTAGGGAAACGAATTTTGTCCCTCAGGCAGCCCCTTTAATTTGCctctgtttaaattttttatcaaattatgATTATTTCCGCTGATTTCTTGCCACGCGTTTGCTATGACACATTGCACCTTACTTCGTGCGCTTGTATTTGTTGAAGAGATTCTTTTTTTAGAAGTCAGAGCAAAAGAGTATTAAGTTTTTTGAGGTGCATATTACGAATAGAAGAGATGTGTGGGTTAATTAAGCTGTCAAGATAGATTCAATATCAGTAAATAACTTTGGTTAGATCAGATTACACAgtgaaaatgtaaatgtaaatttaatttcaaaaaattcaATACAAGCCCCTTGCTGAGTTATTGAATTTGTAGCAGGTGTTGGAAGTTTACGAATAAGGCTAATGTCTATTTCGTGTGAGCCTATCACATTTGCATGGTTGAATAAGGTTAAAGGGCTTGTTCTGAATATGGCgataaacattttctttatatttcttCCCAGTGAGGACCAGTCTTCAGTGCCATTCTACAGGGGTAAAAGCAATGTGGACGATAGTAATAACAAACGAATGAGGTTGGCCAAAATCTAGACCTAACGGGACAGATTAGCACTCGTTTATTTAGGTATTTAAATGAATCAGTCCAATCTGATAAACAGACAGACCATCACAGACGAAACTTACAtctatttaaattttgaaaagccagccccagggggagggggtggagaGGAACAGAGATTGACCAAAGTAGGGGAGTATGTTAAACCATCACTTGAATAGAACATTGAGAAATAGCTTATATGCAAATGACAATTTATGTTTATAAGAGTGCTACTGGTAAATCTCAGAGCTTACATGATAATCTAACGCAGAAAATAAACCACGCTACATCAAAATAAACGTTTTCCGGGTGTTGGCTTATCACTTTGGGGGAGAGGTGGGGCTGACGTGTTATGTAACAGATGGTCACGTGgctataaaatattttttaaatgtaactagaaatagaaaataaaactgCGGTGACAAACGTGACGAGGAACACGTATCTCACGAAAATATGACTTGGTAACTTGACATTTCATGTGTGCTTTGTTTGTCTGTCGAAGTATAGGAGACATCAAGTTTCTAATGTCGTACTTTCGTGTCTACGAGCTTCGGAACGCAGCGTGTTATTTATTTCAACTATAACCCATGTAGCAGAATCTGAGAGTTTAAGGTCAATCAACAATGACAATTTGTGATTTTTGCATGTGCATCATTTACCGCGAAAATACAGGCTCAAGAAAGTTGGAACCTTGTCTTAGACAGTTTGTACCCATTGTAGAGAGTTAATTTCCTCAAGATCACAACACAAAGACACTGCAGTACGAAACCTAATACACTGATAATCTCTTTAGGTTTCATGCGATGTCCGTGGGTGACGGGAAGCCCTAATTAAACGGAACATAGAAATACTAGCTCAATTACTGGGATATAATTTCAGTCCAGAacattaaaataacaataacgatgatgatagaatagtaataacagtaaaaataacaataatgatgataataataacgtTATCAATATCAATAGTTATATCAAAATAATTACGACGACATCATACCGATGAAGATAACaatgattatgataatgataatactgatTATAAttactataataataataataataataataataatagtaatcaactgaaaataatgataacaatgacaatGATAACTATTAAACCAAGCTGAGATTACATGGTTAGATCGCAATGATGTCACTTGATATCCTTCCCTACAAATAACTCCTCAGCTCCTTccaccttcccccccccctctcccctcttACCTCCCGCGTAACATTTTTCGTGGCATAACTGACGATGGTCATCGCTTGGAACTGACATCAGCAGTGGCTGCAATCGTTATCGAAAAGAGGAGGGCTGGAAGCTCATAAGTGGGAGGGGCGTGGTCAGGTTTAACATCCAACCGGTTGCAGTTATAGTGGCTCTCTGCTACTCGGGCTTTTAAACCTGATGGTACGAAGAGCAGTTGCCGAAACAAGTCAGACTGCCCAACCTTGTTTGGCACGGGCAAATGGAACACCTATAGAGCAGTTTCAGGAGTACATTGCGATATGCAAGACGTCCTCTGCCCGCAATCCTGCCCCATGAAATGTTCCTTAATCATCACGGTCCGAAATATTGCCGGCAAAATCAATTATATAACCATtgataaaacagtaaaaaacaaaccaaacaagaaAGGCACTCCCCGAAAAAGGGACTACACAAGGCCACCTCTTTCTCAGGATCGTTTTCCTTCCCGTGCGGCTGCAAGGAGTGTCAAAAACGAGCTGGAAACGAGCTTTAGTCTGTGGTTTTACATACTTTGGGCTCAACCAATCAGGGGCGATTATATGCTCAGCAATGGAGGCAAGTCTATTCTTGCACATTCCGGTTTTCACTGGGCATATTAATGTTAGGGCGAGTAACACGAAGATTGCATGATgctgaaacaaaaaatggtaTATTAAAGTCAGCAAACCTTGGGGTCGCTCGCATAGCGTTCGAGCGAGCTCCAATTTTAGCTCTAAACTCCTCTTTAGACTTGATTCTCTGGTGAGACTTAGACACTTATCACTTCGAAATTTAAAACTGTGATTGATGATATCTCCTGAACCAGAGCGAGCAAGGGCATAGCCAATAGTTTGTTTTGAGAGCTGTTTCTAGAGAGATCTATATCCCCTGACGCCACTTTCTGCTCCAACTAACGTTTTCTTTCTCCTCAATCGACAGTAACAAAATTTTTCAGCTAAACTATTTACCTTGTCTGcataacaagaaaacaaaacaccacCTCAGTGAAAGCTCTGATGCATCATCCAACTCTGTAGAAAACCGAAACTTTGCACATCACCATCTACCGACCCACTACCTTGATATAGTAAACTGCGGCAAACCCAATGAAGCAAGTCCAAACTAAATACTCTGAATCAAATAATCGCCTTTGAGGACCCTAGAGACCAAGGACAAGTCTAAAGGCCGTTGTCTCGCCGTAAAAATACACGAGAGCGGCACAAAGAGCAGTAACAGGAGGTTACCAGTGTGATCTTGCAATTCCAATGACGACTAAAAATATGTTGCCATATTCCCCATTAGGCAGATTCTCGCATGCTTGTTCGTACTTGCCCACACACGCAGCTTTCTTACCATCGTTGACGATAACGGCATATGAATAGAAAGTTTAGAGGGTGTGGGTTTTGCAGAGTTCTCATATCAGACTCCTCCTTCAGACGGCCAAGGCACGCGACTTCTCCATCAACACAATGATAACCCAAGTATGTTATTAATAGACGCCCAGAGCTTGTGTCTGAAATTAATCTTCCTTTACAACCCAATTCACCGCCTTAGAGGAATTTTGTCTATCAGGTTCCCGCGTGCGCCGTAATGGGTTATCAGTTGGCCCCGAGATATCATTTTACCGTTATCAATGCAGGTTGGTGCTATGAACCGTTAACTAATCAATTCTGTATTCTGTTTTAAAGTATCCAACTGAAGATTTTTTTAACAGCAAAGGATTAATTAAAACTtattggttgttgttttttttttcaccagtCTTTCTACAGCTGAGCTTAACTTGGCCGGCTCTTAGTTTAAGGTCAGCTCACGTCAAATACAATCTTCGTGATCTTATCAAGGCCCGCcgggaaaaaataattacaaacgGAACCAATCTAGAACCCGAGGAGGGAATTAGAGGGCCGAGGCACTTCCCCCGGTGTGAAAATACGCTAAAGGAGCATTTCAGATCCTAGGGCcaccccccccttccccccccccccctcccccccccccccccccccccccccccccccccccccccccccccaccccccccacACGACAAGTTGATAGCTTGTGTAGCCAATCAAAACATTATCGTAGAAAAAATACCTTCACGAGCAATATTCAGCCTGCGAAACAGGCACTGTCAGGATAATAGCAACCGATATTCTCTTGGACACTCATTATAAGCGGCTTGCGGGCGAGCGTCAATTTAAAAATAGGAGACCTGAAGCAACGCAACGTCTTATGATGAAAATATTAGTATCAGAATCTCGGCAAATCTCGACCCGCAAGCGGGACAAACGCGCGTCCTGCCGCACTATTAACGAGGGCTGTTAGAACGCtagagaatgaaaaaattacaaaaaaaaattgacacaaacCAAGTATATTTTGCACCATTTTTCTACCGACCGTAAGGGACTTTGTCCTAGAGTCATCCCGTGCTTTAGCGTCTCTCACTACCCTTCCCCGTCTAACGGGAAATGAGACCAGGGAGACGGGGGAGGGGGACTGAGTCAATCCCAAGGGTTTAAAAGAGGGCAGCACTTAGACAGGGAGTCATTCCAGCAAGCTCTTAACACACCATCCCTGTGTCTCCAACATCACTTAATCCGGGGAAGGGGCTTCTAGAAAAATTGAACCCAAGGGATTGAAAATAGGGCTAAACAGGATAAATCAATCGTCTGGAGCGATATTCGATATAAGCGAACCGTCCCATACGAATGCAAGACTCCGTCTGCATTACTTCGACGTCTCAGATTGGGTAAGAATATTTGCTGACCAACCGAACCTCTGCGCCCCATCATGCCCCATAACGCGGTCTGTTGTTTTAGTCGTTTTTAAGCGTTTTATCTGGGCCGAGTCACAAAAACCCATGGATAAAACAAAACCACTTAGGGATggaatgcattttttttgtagaaaactCACATAACCTTTGATTGTAACCCCGCTGTCAACCTTCCAGACTGCGCCGGAAATGAGTTTTAACAACTGGCGTTATTAGTGCAAACATTGTCAAAAGGTATGTGATATTTAGACAACTCCTCTGATCGCACGATTCAAAGCGCTTTGTCCAAAGGTAATTTAAGTAAGTTTAGCTAATCAGTGAGCCATACCTCACCTGCTCAATACAAAGTATTATTAGCAGCTCTCTTCGTGCTGTCTTCCATGTAATCTCTAGTTTTTTGGAGATTAGATTGCATACTTTCCTAATTCAAGACCTCATACGAACCCTTCGCATTACtgtagaaggaaaaaaatttacaatcgAAGATGGAAAAACAACGActaaatctctttttttttttttttgttaatcaaATACTATCagtaaaaataaactgtaaTCTTCATTTATCATGGATTTACAAATTCACCCGACGAGTTTCATCAATGGTGCTTTTATAGAAGTGAGTGTAACTATCGcatagaaacttttttttaaaataaaacaatagcAATGAAAATTAGCTATAATCTTCATTTATCATGGATGTACAAATACTTTACCTACAAATTGACCTAAAGAGTTTCACCAATAGTGTTTACATGGATGTAAGTGTAACTATGGCGTAGAAAATGTTAGTTTGTGCAATATAAAGTACGTACGTATGTTTCCAATTTGGTACTTATTTCATCTTTGTCAAATAAATCTGGTATGGCCTGAGAGTCAAAGGAAATGACCAGCAGGCCAGTAACAAGTGAAATGAGCGGCCTAAAATGACAGCGCTGGTCCGCCATATTTCCTTCTGTTTGCCGATTGAAGATTACAACATCCTCTCACTGTTAGCCTTTCGTATCGCTTTCTTCTTTAGCAGTTATCTCCTTCATTTGGGCAGTCCAGTCTTCCATTTGGGTACCATAGATCTATGAGATGTCATAGAGAGGAGTAATTGGAGAAAATCTGTAGTCTTAAACGAGCAGTGAGTGTGTACAAACTCCTGTTGCGTGGCACGAACCGCTTTCTATACAAATGTAGATCGTGTTCCTTTTTGTAAAAACCGTTCTCCTTTACACTAAATTAAAATCAAGCGTCGGGACATCTAGACTGTCACATAAATAGTCTTTAAAATGCTGTTCACATCACGAAGTTTTTTTGAGCCAAAACACGAAGTGAAGTGAAATGCCACGAAGAGACTTCGAATCGTACAATACCGGAAGTGGAGATTGTTCTTGTTCAGACTCTCCTGTGCACGCTTCAACCTGACCCCTTTTGAATCACGAATTTACCACCATACCGGTATAAGAAAAGAGgttaaatttctttaccttttaactcccatgagcgaCGAagccagaatttctcctcacgatATCAACACAAtgtcaagcaaacaagtgatgagaataaagaaaaatcaatttgggATTACCagttgatccactaccaaattctccaaagtgaCATCATAgaaattgtatggcaaacagcaaggagaattactaatgagatcttgagagtgaaagggtaaaCCTTGTCTAATCAACACTTAATTATACTGATGTGTATCGACGAtccaataaagaaaaaaattacaaaattacaaaatgaaGTTTGTCAGCTGCATACCTCAGACACAAACTTCAGTGCTTGTCGCCAGGTCAGCTCCTTCTCTGCTCTTGCTCCCCATCTGTACTCATATGCAGCCTCGTCACCTCCCAAAACTTTCTTTCTGTCCAAGTAACTAAAACAGTtgcaaggaaaataaattttagtgtgttatattaaagttcacaggCAACCTGGTGGAAAGTCAaccatggtttgatgctactctggtttgaagatttaataaatgtaacaaGGACTAACTAATCACTGCaatcatagttagtagaggagactacTAACTATGCTGCAAtatataaaaggacctcttgttgcagtgATTAGATCatccctgatgaaggcactagacaggagtgtcaaaaTGACGAGTCTATGAATTTAAACTTCAAGGTTATATTAactaaatctttaaaccagagtagcatcaaaccatgctAGCTTTAGTGTGTTCTGTCTGAGTGGCAAAGATCATACACGTTAGGGCTGAACAGTCCAGGAATTTTATCAAGGGGAGGAGGGGTCAACAAGTAATTCTCAATCAACACATGCCCCCATTCCTTTAACTCATGGTTATACAAAGGAAATCTGCAAATTGAGTATATGTAATTTTGTTGTTGCAAGATCACTGGTGTCAGATAAATATTACAGAATCCACAGGTCAGATTAAGGTgggagaggggagggaagggggtaCCTGTTACTATTGATTGTTGAGTTGTTATCACCTCCACCCTGAAAAAACCCCTTGAACTTACCATTGTCTCACAAATTCTTGTGATATGAGTTTTTCTGAATCACCAAACACTTCATGCTCTTtcctaacaaacaaacaaataaatgtataaacaaattatgacaaaaacaaaaacaaaaacaaaacatgcataatGGAGATGGGGATGTAAGTATAAAATTCTGACCCTGGTACATATTTTGTAATGACCACTCGACCACTGAAGTTTTATGATTgttaatccccacggaatcaacaagcgcttttcattcaactaatttattcctgttttcttgtcagcatattcccaccaatggtgTAGCTCCACTTTGtacatataaacccacacacaacccacaattcctccaattgctctgacgaagggctaacgctcgaaatgtcagcttttttaccctttacggtggctaatttacattttcaactcagttgttaacactaaattacctgctatactctcccaccgacgcagcaccacggtttctttagaaacttaccccctttattcagaaAAAATAGCAAATATCTTTCCTTTCAATGTGCACTTACTTTGGTTCAATACCAAGCTTCTTCAGCATGTGCCAAAGTTTTGctaaaaagaagcaaaataataataataaataataaaaacactTATAGAGCGCTGTGATCACTAATTGCTTAAAGCACTGTATAACAATGATTAAACTATAAAATACAAAAGCTAATAGCTATTATAATGATATTAACCAAACTACACTACTAAAAACTAGACGTCATAAGCCAAGCCAACcagtgaaataatttgttaaccctttcactcccaaccCAAGAATACGATCGACAAtacaaaacagcaaaatttaGATCATTTCACAAGCTGTTTGCTGTACCAGAGAGTTCAACAGACAGTACAACCAGTGAATTAATTTGTTAACCCattcactcctaagatctaatTACCGGTAGTATTTCTTCCTACTGTCTGCCACATAATCTTTTGATATTACTCgggagaatttagcattggatcaacttaaaGTCCCCCAAGttatattcttctctattctcatcactctcCTACTTGacattgtactgatattgtaaggagaagttctatcttggtcactcatgggagttagagggttaaggtACACTTATGTAACTCTTGCCAAGCAGTACATGTACATCTATGGCACAACTCAGATTAATAAATAACACCCTTAAGGGGAACTAGGATAATGATAAGGATGATAATcacaaaataataatgattatattGCTGATGACAACACTGGTGTTGATAAAGTAATTAATTGTATGGATGGGCTAATATTGACACCAGATATTCGACACTATTTACACTGAGATAGATCAAATTGTAAAATATTGATACCAGCAAGAAACTTCAAAGCCATTCCAGAGCGTTATTTATCTTTATCTCTTAGCTGCTAGGTCTGGTTATCACATTTGACTCATGGATACCACAATATATTTAAGTCagtattattttaaatattgttattgaatgacaaaaatgaataaatagattcCCTGTTGCCATGcctctgtttaacaaatagattccaagttgccgtgcgtctgttcagtaatagatcacagatgatgtcaaaatttggtaaaaacaaaaaagtagcacacgaggtgcagccaagtgtgtcaccgatgttcttaccacattttgatgtcctctgtgatctattgctgaacagatgcacagcaacttggaatctatttgttttatataataaagaattaaaatatacagaaaaaaagttttaatggtgatgtcatctatacgtctgtcctccaatagattataagtgagaaccaatcagaatgcatgcataactgagcttattatataattagtaataaatcacagatgacACAAAAATGTGGTAGGAAAAAGAAGGTGGCACAGAAAGTTGCAGCCATTTACTTCACTGATTTTCTTACCACATTATGATATCTACTGAGACCAATTACAGTACAGACccatggcaacttggaatctattttttttagatgataaaaaagcaaaattttgttaataGTGACATCATTTACACATCTGCCCTCctatagatcataagtaagaaccattcaaaatgcaagtataaccctttacaccctaacatcagaatgcatattctccatactgttctctatacatttcctgaagtgctgacgaagagaatttgtttaaaaatcaagagctttttaagttggtgaccatttcctttattctcatgaccttaatgtttgattcaggagttcaggagtgatattgtaaggagaaattagaagctgatcACTCTCTAAGGTTAAATggataattcagcttatcatactAAATGATGTAGACATCAGTAAGTTTTCCCGTCAGCCAAAAATACCTCAGTTGTACTTACATTCAGTAATCACATGATCACACATAAAAATCATGCCTAACACAACCATCAGCAGACCCATCTTGGGAAGATCATCTCCCCTAAAACAGAAGTATCATAAAAGAAGTGAAGATATAATCCTCCCTGGCTGGTCTTCTATAAAACAGTATGTAAAAAATCTACCTCCCTGTAGCAATTAACTTCTCGGGGTAATGAGGATAGATGCACTAAacatttcacttccaagatctcattagagACTCTTCCTACTCCCTGTCATGCAATTTTTATgttgttagttctgagaatttggtgtgggatcaactaatgatcccctaattgatattttttgctattctcaccacttgtcttcttgataatGTGTTTATATAAAGTCTAGCTGCTATCGTCCAAAATTGTTCACTTTTGTGATAAAAGCATGAAACTTGACATGCTTACTACTAATCCTGTAACATATCATTTCTAATACATCGTATGGATCCAAGCTAGGTTACGCTCTGATCATGAGATCTGCACATGCCCCGAAATTGCCAACCCGGAAATGAGACTGATAATGAAATCGTCTGGGAGCActaaaacaaacttgaaactgATATATCAGTAACAAATGATATATTGTGTCATTAATTGCCTTAAATGTGATCAAGTGtcctttctttcaattttgagAATCTTGATTGAGGCACCTGTGCTGGAATATACTAATGGTTTACTGCACTGATGAAAGCCAAGCAATCCACTATCATTTTTATGTGTGGCCACATGCTGGCTTTTCATGTGTTTCTGACCTTGAAAAGGTCTTACATTTAGGCCTTCCTTATTAATCAATACTGCACTTGCACTGTATTTTCTTAACACCCCCATCACCTGAAATGAATACTACTGTACAGCTTGAGGGGGAAGTTGAAAATAAGTCCATCATAGAATTATTGGTACTATACTAGGGAAAAGGGCCAAGATACAGTGAGAATAACATATAGTAATAATATATAGccataatataataatatatagcCATTACAGACACTAAGATGTTGTTGAAAACTGCGAATTTACAGGAAAGCTTTTGAGATTGATATGAACCGAGTCAACTCAAAGTGTGAGTTTCACAAACTAGTTACAATTACCTCCACAGTTGCTCAATCCAGTGCAAGTTAGACTGACTTTTTGGCATTTGCAGCATCACCAACAACCTGTTTTTCTGCCTAAGGGTTAGGTTAAGTTCATTGTAGGAGTCCTTAGCTTGGGAGAGGGTTGTCTAGAAAGGCACCCTATGACTATTTTGAGCTGCCATCACTATCTCATCTTAACGCAGCAAAACAGGTTGCTGGGGATGCTGTGACTCACCACTAAGATTGACTACATCTTTAGCAAAGGCACTTTGAATGGCTGAATTTTGCTCATGGTGAGTTTGGCTCTCATTGGTGAGAACTCTTCAAGCATTCTAGCCAGCTCTGATGCATAACCACCATCCATCTTCCAAGGGCAGCAGGGTTTTCAGTCAACCCACAcatcaaaaattatttgtaacaaGATTAGTACTAAGCATACAAAGTTTCATGCTTTTATCACCAAAGTGAACAATTCAGTGTATGAACAATGCAGCTATTTTTCAGACAATAGCAGTTAGACTTAATATGATACAGACAAATTCAGTCTTAGTCATCTATGGGTAGTCATAAATGGTTTAGAGCCAAAGGGTGATACTTTGATAGATGACCAAATTCTCATAGCCAATTTACACAGAATTATAGAAGCATGGAAATAAGAATTACTAATTTCATCTTGGGAATAAGGGATTTAATTGAATTACCAGTCAATTAGTTCATGCTGTTCTTCACTTTTGACACCATCCACTAAAATATAACCTCTTGACTTTCCTACATCAATTTCTTCCACTTCTATTGCAAAAacctgcaaaaataaaatgatggtATCTGTTAAGTGGAGTGTTTGTGAAAGACACCTTGTCACAGCAAACACAAGGTCCTTACATGTCTAAGGTTATGGCGTTACTGATTATTGAAAAGTATGGCAGATTCATTTTGAAAAGTGTATTATTTGCATGTGAAAATCCCATTACATTGGTTTTAAACCTTCCTACAGTCATACAAATAAAAGAGGCTAtcagtttctaaggaaactgctGTGCTATGTGTATGTTGGCTGGCAagtgaaacaaataatttaattatcAATTCTGAGTTGATGAGGGAAGGCAAACAGCAATAGGAAATTGACAGTGACAGCTCTCAATCAGAACAAGTCAGACTGAATCCAGAGATATTCTAACAGAAACAATGCTCTCTACAAAATGTATTTGTATACCTTGTTTAAGTTTTTCTTGGCATGGTCAAAGATTTCATTAAAAGATTTGGCATGTTCCTTTAGCACATTCTTGGTTATATCTGAAACAGTTACAGATCACATAGGCAGAGTTTAGTACAAGGAGTCATAGTATATTCATGCttaatgataagaaaaaatagtcataaaattagaaaacaataaagaaagatgCTTGCAAAGGTAAAGACTTTTACATCATTCCAGGCTGCTGAAAA encodes:
- the LOC131789892 gene encoding non-structural maintenance of chromosomes element 3 homolog is translated as MPKAKDKTKRRRIEELEEDSPPSQSRRRGASQLVDDDEIEEVDCTQTGKSQSQKTQNYKELSKEELKRKTSDVARYLLFTDRKKYPVKRGDITKNVLKEHAKSFNEIFDHAKKNLNKVFAIEVEEIDVGKSRGYILVDGVKSEEQHELIDWGDDLPKMGLLMVVLGMIFMCDHVITESKLWHMLKKLGIEPKKEHEVFGDSEKLISQEFVRQCYLDRKKVLGGDEAAYEYRWGARAEKELTWRQALKFVSEIYGTQMEDWTAQMKEITAKEESDTKG